From Gloeocapsa sp. PCC 73106:
CGATCGCACCTTGAGTTGGCTTTGTCTCCCATCAGGAAATAGTAAAACATCGTAGAAAAAACCATCCTCAGAATCCCAAAGTCGAGTTCTCTCATCTCCAATGTGATTCATCGCATCAGCAATATAAAGAAAATGCTCAAAGAACTTAGTTGCCATATCTTCGTAGACAGGATTTTCCATCGCCAATTCTAGAGATATCGTCAATAAATTGAGACAATACATAGCCATCCAACTAGTACCATCCGCTTGTTCGATATGACCCCCCGTAGGTAAAGGAGAACTGCGATCGAATACCCCTATATTATCTAATCCCAGAAACCCCCCTTCAAAGATATTTTTTCCCTCTTTATCCTTGCGATTAACCCACCAGGTAAAGTTCAACAACAGCTTCTGAAATACCCGTTCGAGAAACTCGCGATCGCCCAATCCTGTGCTTTTTTTCTCAATCTGGTAAACTTGCCAAGTAGCCCAAGCGTGAACAGGGGGATTTACATCGCTAAAATTCCACTCATAAGCAGGAATCTGACCATTAGGATGCATATACCATTCCCGCGTCATTAAATCTAGCTGGCGCTTAGCAAAATCAGGATCAATCACAGCCAGGGGAAGACAGTGAAAAGCCAAATCCCACGCGGCAAACCAGGGATATTCCCACTTATCGGGCATAGACAGAATATCATCGGTATAAAGATGAATCCAATCGGCGTTGCGTCCATACTTACGTACCCTCGGAGGTGATGGGGCTTGAGAATCGCCTTTGAGCCAGGTTTCTACATCATAGTGATAATATTGTTTACTCCAGAGTAATCCCGCCCAAGCTTGTCGTTGCACGTTGCGTAAATCTTCATTCAGATGAGGAGGTGTTACTGCTTGATAAAATTCATTAGCTTCCGTCAAACGACTGTTAAATACCTGCTCAAACTCTTGGGCAAAAGGATCATAAATTTGGGGAGAATCAGTTAATCTGAGTTTAATTACTTGAGTTTCACCTCCTTCTAGATTTAAGAGGTAATGAGGTGCAACCTTAGTCCCAATTTGCTGGGGATTAATCGCCGTTTTTTCTGAGTTGATTAGATAATTGTTGATTCCATCTTTGACATAGGGTACGGGATTATCTGTACCGTATAATTTCTGATAATTGGTCTCGTTTTCGGTAAATAATAGAGGTGCTGTACCCTCGCTATAAAACCACCGTTTTCCTAAACTAGGGTGAGACGCTTCGACAATGCTAAATTCAGTTTTCGCTTTAGCTAATTCTAAGACTGGTTTGAGAGAATCGGCATTCCAAGACCAAGTATTGCGAAACCATAGTGTAGGTAGTACGTGAAGCGTTTGTCTCTCTAAACTTCTATTGACTACAGTAATCTTAATCAGAATATCTTCGGGAGAATTCTTAGCGTATTCAACGAACACATCAAAGTAATTATTATCCTCAAATATCCCTGTATCTGAGAGTTCAAACTCGCTTTGACGGCGATCTCGTCTTTGATTTTCAGTGATTAAGCGATCGTAGGGAAATTCAGCTTGAGGATATTTATACAATCCCTTCATATAAGCGTGAGTTGGGGTACTATCGAGATAAAAATAGTATTCCTTGACGTCTTCCCCGTGATTTCCTTGATTACCCGTTAAACCAAACATTCTCTCTTTGAGAATCGGATCTTTGCCATTCCACAGTGCGATCGCGAAACATAATCTCTGGTGATTATCAGAAATTCCCAGAATACCATCTTCTCCCCAACGATAGACGCGAGAACGAGCTTGATCGTGAGAAAAATCGTCCCAAGCGTTACCACTAGCGCTATAATCTTCTCTAACGCCTCCCCATTGACGTTCACTCAGGTATGGTCCCCAACGTCGCCAATGACCTTGATGATTTTTAACTTCTGTTAGTCTTTGTTGTTCTTGAGTCATTTTCTTATTGTTCCTGATAATTCCAGAGCAATCCACCATCAACATAAAAGGTCGACCCCGTGACGTAGTTAGCGTCTGGGGAAGCCAAAAATATCACTAATCCGGCGATATCTTCGGGCTTTCCTAAACGACCTAGAGGAATATTTTGGATTAGGGCGTTTAATTTTTCTGGATCATTAAGTAATTTGGTATTAATGGGTGTCTCGATCGCACCTGGAGCAATGTTATTAATCGTAATCCCAAAAGGCGCGAGTTCTACTGCTAAAGTCCGAGCCATCATTTTAATAGCACCTTTACTCAGACAATAGGGTGCAAAATTAGGAAAGGGTAAATCCTCGTGCACGGAACTAATATTAATAATCCGTCCTTGTCGTTGATTTTGAATCAAATATTTAGCAAATTCTTGAGTAGCGAAAAATGCTCCTTTGAGATTGACATTCATCACCAAAT
This genomic window contains:
- a CDS encoding SDR family NAD(P)-dependent oxidoreductase, giving the protein MKLQGKVALVTGGSQGIGQAIAIRLASEGADVVINFRSNPEGAKETKKKIEAIGQDCYICNLEKTPEGHLVQADVGNIEQVRYLVNSSIEHFGQLDILVNNAGLEKHAPFWEVMEEEYDLVMNVNLKGAFFATQEFAKYLIQNQRQGRIINISSVHEDLPFPNFAPYCLSKGAIKMMARTLAVELAPFGITINNIAPGAIETPINTKLLNDPEKLNALIQNIPLGRLGKPEDIAGLVIFLASPDANYVTGSTFYVDGGLLWNYQEQ
- a CDS encoding mannosyl-oligosaccharide glucosidase; protein product: MTQEQQRLTEVKNHQGHWRRWGPYLSERQWGGVREDYSASGNAWDDFSHDQARSRVYRWGEDGILGISDNHQRLCFAIALWNGKDPILKERMFGLTGNQGNHGEDVKEYYFYLDSTPTHAYMKGLYKYPQAEFPYDRLITENQRRDRRQSEFELSDTGIFEDNNYFDVFVEYAKNSPEDILIKITVVNRSLERQTLHVLPTLWFRNTWSWNADSLKPVLELAKAKTEFSIVEASHPSLGKRWFYSEGTAPLLFTENETNYQKLYGTDNPVPYVKDGINNYLINSEKTAINPQQIGTKVAPHYLLNLEGGETQVIKLRLTDSPQIYDPFAQEFEQVFNSRLTEANEFYQAVTPPHLNEDLRNVQRQAWAGLLWSKQYYHYDVETWLKGDSQAPSPPRVRKYGRNADWIHLYTDDILSMPDKWEYPWFAAWDLAFHCLPLAVIDPDFAKRQLDLMTREWYMHPNGQIPAYEWNFSDVNPPVHAWATWQVYQIEKKSTGLGDREFLERVFQKLLLNFTWWVNRKDKEGKNIFEGGFLGLDNIGVFDRSSPLPTGGHIEQADGTSWMAMYCLNLLTISLELAMENPVYEDMATKFFEHFLYIADAMNHIGDERTRLWDSEDGFFYDVLLFPDGRQSQLKVRSLVGLIPLFAVSILEPETINRLPGFKKRLEWFIRNRFDLKRNVACMENPGVGARRMLALCYVTLGRFVPEDKLRQIITKLLDESEFLSQYGFRSVSQVHRDRPYIFQVNGHDYRVDYEPAESSTSLFGGNSNWRGPIWMPMNYLLIESLQTLYHYLGDEFKVEFPSHSGNWMNLKQVVEELTLRLVQIFLKDQSGKRPVHGNNPVWSNDPHWQDLILFYEYFHGENGTGLGASHQTGWTGLIANLIQNFGV